The Caulobacter sp. FWC26 genome contains a region encoding:
- a CDS encoding nucleoside triphosphate pyrophosphatase has translation MAPTTAAQVAAGPALVLASASPRRLDLLAQVGVTPDRVDPADIDETPLRDETPRRHALRLALEKARVVAARAPEDFVLAADTVVAVGRRILPKAETEADVLYCLRLLSGRNHKVLTGVALIAPGGRTATRLVETKVGFKRLSEAERDSYVASGQWRGKAGGYGVQGLAGGFITDLQGSYPSVVGLPLYETLNLLSGLGYRP, from the coding sequence ATGGCTCCGACGACGGCCGCCCAAGTGGCCGCCGGGCCGGCGCTGGTGCTGGCCAGTGCGAGCCCCCGGCGCCTTGATCTGCTCGCCCAGGTCGGTGTCACCCCCGACCGTGTTGATCCCGCCGACATCGACGAAACGCCTCTTCGCGACGAAACCCCGCGTCGTCACGCGCTGAGACTCGCGCTTGAGAAAGCCCGTGTGGTCGCCGCGCGCGCGCCGGAGGATTTCGTCCTCGCCGCCGACACCGTGGTGGCCGTTGGCAGGCGTATTCTGCCCAAGGCCGAGACCGAAGCCGACGTTCTCTATTGTCTCAGGCTGCTGTCTGGCCGGAACCACAAGGTTCTGACCGGGGTCGCGCTGATCGCTCCCGGCGGGCGGACAGCGACTCGTCTGGTCGAGACCAAGGTCGGCTTCAAGCGGCTCTCCGAGGCCGAAAGGGACAGCTATGTCGCGAGCGGTCAATGGCGCGGCAAGGCGGGCGGCTATGGCGTCCAGGGTCTGGCCGGCGGTTTCATCACCGACCTGCAGGGCTCCTATCCCAGCGTGGTGGGGCTGCCGCTGTACGAGACGCTCAATCTCCTGTCCGGACTGGGGTACCGCCCATGA
- the infA gene encoding translation initiation factor IF-1, whose translation MAKEELLEFPGTVSELLPNATFRVKLENDHEIIAHTAGKMRKNRIRVLAGDKVLVEMTPYDLTKGRITYRFK comes from the coding sequence ATGGCTAAGGAAGAACTGCTCGAGTTTCCCGGTACGGTCAGCGAACTGCTGCCGAACGCCACGTTTCGCGTGAAGCTGGAAAACGACCACGAGATCATCGCGCACACCGCCGGCAAGATGCGCAAGAATCGTATTCGCGTCCTGGCGGGAGATAAGGTGCTGGTCGAGATGACCCCCTACGACCTGACCAAGGGCCGTATCACCTACCGCTTCAAGTAA
- a CDS encoding arsenate reductase ArsC: MSQPLPDAVLFTCNYNRVRSPMAEGLFKRFYGTRAFVDSCGLKSDPAGEGIDPFVVAVMDELGLDVSGHKPKTFAELEDDSFDVVVSLTPEAQHRAVELSRDRSVEIEYWPTHDPTLSDGSREARLEAYREVRDALAAAIKQRFGAPSTFGG, from the coding sequence GTGTCGCAGCCGTTGCCGGACGCGGTGCTGTTCACCTGCAACTACAACCGCGTGCGCTCGCCGATGGCCGAGGGACTGTTCAAGCGGTTCTACGGGACGCGCGCCTTCGTCGACTCGTGCGGCCTCAAGTCCGATCCGGCGGGGGAGGGGATAGATCCCTTTGTCGTAGCGGTCATGGACGAACTGGGCCTGGACGTTTCTGGCCACAAGCCCAAGACCTTTGCTGAGCTCGAGGACGACAGCTTCGACGTGGTGGTTTCCCTCACGCCCGAAGCCCAGCACCGCGCGGTTGAGCTGTCTCGCGACCGATCGGTCGAGATCGAGTACTGGCCGACACACGATCCCACTCTGAGCGACGGTTCGCGAGAGGCCCGCCTAGAGGCCTATCGCGAGGTGCGAGACGCCCTCGCGGCCGCGATCAAGCAACGTTTCGGCGCGCCATCGACGTTCGGGGGGTAA
- a CDS encoding UPF0262 family protein produces the protein MNTDARASQRIKSIEIDEESLAAASRDQEQERQVAIFDLLEGNYFEPAEAGEGPYDVRLSLIENRLAFDIAGAGYERRHLLSLSPFRGVIKDYFLICDSYYSAIRNSSPQQIEALDMGRRGLHNEGSNLLRERLEGKVKTDLDTARRLFTLICALHWRG, from the coding sequence ATGAACACAGACGCCCGCGCCAGCCAACGGATCAAGTCGATCGAGATCGACGAGGAGAGCCTTGCGGCCGCCTCGCGCGATCAAGAGCAGGAGCGCCAGGTGGCGATCTTCGACCTGCTCGAGGGCAACTATTTCGAGCCTGCCGAGGCCGGCGAGGGGCCCTATGACGTGCGGCTGTCGCTGATCGAGAACCGCCTGGCCTTCGATATCGCCGGGGCGGGCTACGAGCGCCGGCACCTGCTGTCGCTCTCGCCGTTTCGCGGCGTGATCAAGGACTATTTCCTGATCTGCGACAGCTACTATTCGGCGATCCGCAACTCTTCGCCCCAGCAGATTGAAGCCTTGGACATGGGGCGGCGGGGCCTGCACAACGAAGGCTCCAACCTTCTGCGCGAGCGACTGGAGGGCAAGGTCAAGACGGACCTCGATACAGCGCGTCGCCTGTTCACCCTGATCTGCGCGCTGCACTGGCGGGGCTGA
- the hisD gene encoding histidinol dehydrogenase, whose product MRRFKFSDPDFQAAFKAFLDERRGSPADVDAAAAAVLEAVRTQGIEAVLDYSRRFDKVELTAETIRVTAEEIEAGASETPADVRDAIAFAAARIRAYHSRQRPADQAWTDEAGVELGWRWTPLEAVGVYVPGGRAAYPSTVLMNAVPAQVAGVDRIAMVTPPGKLQPAVLAAAKEAGVTEIWRVGGAQAVAALAYGAGPIQPVDKIVGPGNAYVTAAKRRLYGVVGIDALAGPSEIVVVADRNNNPDWIAADLLSQAEHDPAAQSILITDDEAFAAAVEQAIAERLKTLSTGEDAAASWRDHGAVIIAPLDDSPALVDAIAPEHVEFALDNPERLSDRVRHAGAIFLGRLTPEAIGDYVAGSNHVLPTSRAARFQSGLSIYDFIKRTSIVKCDTASFAVLGPHTVALAEAEGLPAHALSASVRLPSDV is encoded by the coding sequence ATGCGCCGCTTTAAGTTCTCCGATCCCGATTTCCAGGCCGCCTTCAAGGCCTTCCTCGACGAGCGTCGTGGCTCGCCGGCCGATGTCGACGCCGCCGCCGCCGCCGTGCTGGAGGCGGTCCGCACGCAGGGAATCGAGGCGGTGCTCGACTACAGCCGGCGCTTCGACAAGGTCGAACTGACGGCCGAGACGATCCGCGTGACCGCCGAGGAGATCGAGGCCGGCGCGTCGGAGACCCCGGCCGATGTGCGCGACGCCATCGCCTTCGCCGCCGCGCGTATCCGCGCTTATCACAGCCGCCAGCGTCCCGCCGACCAGGCCTGGACCGACGAGGCCGGCGTGGAGCTTGGCTGGCGCTGGACGCCGCTGGAAGCCGTCGGCGTCTATGTTCCGGGCGGTCGCGCGGCCTATCCTTCGACCGTACTGATGAACGCCGTCCCGGCCCAGGTCGCCGGCGTCGATCGCATCGCCATGGTCACCCCGCCCGGCAAGCTGCAGCCGGCCGTGCTGGCCGCCGCGAAGGAAGCCGGGGTCACCGAGATCTGGCGCGTGGGCGGAGCCCAGGCCGTCGCCGCCCTGGCCTATGGCGCGGGTCCGATCCAGCCGGTCGACAAGATCGTCGGCCCCGGCAACGCCTATGTCACCGCCGCCAAGCGCCGCCTGTACGGCGTGGTGGGCATCGACGCCTTGGCCGGCCCCTCGGAGATTGTGGTGGTCGCCGACCGCAACAACAATCCCGACTGGATCGCTGCCGACCTGCTCAGCCAGGCCGAACACGATCCGGCCGCCCAGTCGATCCTGATCACCGACGACGAGGCTTTCGCCGCGGCGGTTGAACAGGCCATCGCCGAGCGCCTCAAGACCCTCTCCACAGGCGAGGACGCTGCTGCCTCGTGGCGCGACCACGGCGCGGTGATCATCGCGCCGCTGGACGACAGCCCGGCCCTGGTCGACGCCATTGCGCCCGAGCACGTCGAGTTCGCGCTCGACAACCCCGAGCGCCTGTCCGACCGGGTGCGGCACGCCGGCGCCATCTTCCTGGGCCGTCTCACGCCGGAAGCCATCGGCGACTATGTCGCCGGCTCCAACCACGTCCTGCCCACTAGCCGGGCGGCGCGCTTCCAGTCCGGCCTGTCGATCTACGACTTCATCAAGCGCACCTCGATCGTGAAGTGCGATACGGCCTCGTTCGCCGTGCTCGGACCGCACACAGTGGCCCTCGCCGAGGCCGAGGGGCTGCCCGCTCACGCCCTATCGGCGTCGGTGAGGTTGCCAAGCGACGTTTGA
- a CDS encoding NCS1 family nucleobase:cation symporter-1: MRAPDNELWNEDLAPTTEAQRNWRWWHFAALWLGMVICVPAYMLASGLIEQGMSAMQAVLTVLLGNVIVLVPMLLIGHAGARWGVPYAVLARASFGWKGARIPAVARAVVACGWYGIQTWIGGGALLTLLGVIAGRKLEGAPLPLLGIGVGQLLAFFAFWGVQLLFVTKGLTAIRRLETWTAPIKILICALMVWWAVDKAGGLGPILHQPSAFAAGGAKAGQFWTVFAPALTAMVGFWATLALNIPDFTRFARRQSDQIIGQAVGLPVPMGLLAVVSVVTTSATTIIFGKAIWDPVQLAGDIGGIAVVVGLLIISLDTVCCNIAANLVGPAYDFSALWPSKISYRMGGWITAVIGVLIMPWKLLETTQGYIFTWLVGYGALLGPIAGVLIVDYWIVRKARLAVDDLYVRDGTYAYRGGWNIAAVVALLLGVAPNLPGFLAAAAPHLFGGVGNIWTGLYTYAWFVGLAIAAVVYGLLMRRAVMRDPAIP, encoded by the coding sequence ATGCGCGCGCCCGACAATGAGCTCTGGAACGAAGACCTAGCGCCGACCACTGAGGCGCAGCGCAACTGGCGTTGGTGGCATTTCGCGGCGCTGTGGCTGGGTATGGTCATCTGCGTGCCGGCTTACATGCTGGCGTCGGGTCTGATCGAGCAGGGCATGTCGGCGATGCAGGCGGTGCTGACCGTTCTGCTCGGCAATGTGATCGTCCTGGTCCCGATGCTGCTGATCGGACACGCCGGGGCGCGCTGGGGCGTGCCTTACGCCGTCCTGGCCAGGGCTTCATTCGGCTGGAAGGGCGCGCGGATCCCGGCGGTGGCGCGCGCGGTCGTTGCTTGCGGTTGGTACGGCATCCAGACCTGGATCGGCGGCGGAGCGTTGCTGACCCTGCTGGGCGTCATCGCCGGCCGGAAACTGGAAGGAGCCCCGCTGCCGCTATTGGGGATCGGTGTTGGGCAACTTCTGGCGTTCTTCGCCTTCTGGGGCGTGCAACTACTCTTCGTGACAAAGGGCCTGACGGCGATCCGCCGTTTGGAGACCTGGACCGCGCCGATCAAGATCCTGATCTGCGCCTTGATGGTGTGGTGGGCCGTGGACAAGGCGGGAGGCCTGGGGCCGATCCTGCACCAGCCTTCGGCCTTCGCGGCGGGCGGCGCCAAGGCCGGCCAGTTCTGGACGGTTTTCGCGCCCGCCTTGACGGCCATGGTCGGCTTCTGGGCGACCCTTGCGCTCAACATTCCCGACTTTACCCGTTTCGCGCGTCGCCAGTCCGATCAGATCATCGGCCAGGCGGTTGGACTCCCCGTGCCGATGGGGCTGCTGGCCGTGGTCAGCGTGGTGACGACCTCGGCGACCACGATCATCTTCGGCAAGGCGATCTGGGATCCGGTCCAACTGGCCGGCGACATCGGCGGGATCGCGGTGGTGGTCGGCTTGCTGATCATCAGCCTCGACACAGTGTGCTGTAACATCGCGGCCAACCTGGTGGGCCCGGCCTACGACTTCTCCGCGCTATGGCCCAGCAAGATCAGCTATCGGATGGGCGGCTGGATCACGGCGGTCATCGGCGTCCTGATCATGCCCTGGAAGCTCCTTGAGACGACCCAGGGATACATCTTCACCTGGCTGGTCGGATACGGCGCGCTTCTGGGGCCGATCGCGGGCGTGCTGATCGTGGACTACTGGATCGTCCGTAAGGCTCGGTTGGCGGTCGATGACCTCTATGTCCGCGACGGGACCTACGCCTATCGCGGGGGCTGGAACATTGCCGCCGTCGTGGCGCTGCTCCTCGGCGTCGCTCCCAATCTGCCGGGTTTCTTGGCGGCCGCCGCGCCGCATCTGTTCGGGGGCGTTGGGAATATCTGGACGGGGCTATACACCTATGCCTGGTTCGTCGGATTGGCGATCGCGGCGGTCGTCTACGGACTCCTGATGCGGCGTGCTGTCATGCGCGACCCCGCCATTCCGTAG
- a CDS encoding DUF2948 family protein, whose protein sequence is MAEAAKPLRLLAHDADDLGVLSAALQDAIAKIGDIRWDAQARTLTIACNRFRWEARKGKQGERVRSALQFGDVSSVQARNLRRDAKGAVVELLSIGFEPAEEPPAGVVTLTFAGGGDMRVTVDCLDVALADVSDPWSTPRTPGHKD, encoded by the coding sequence ATGGCCGAGGCCGCCAAGCCCTTGCGCCTGCTGGCGCACGACGCCGACGACCTGGGGGTCCTGTCTGCAGCGCTTCAGGACGCCATCGCCAAGATCGGCGACATCCGATGGGACGCTCAGGCTCGCACCCTGACCATCGCCTGCAATCGCTTCCGTTGGGAAGCGCGGAAGGGCAAGCAGGGCGAGCGGGTGCGTTCGGCGCTTCAGTTCGGCGATGTCTCGAGCGTCCAGGCGCGCAATCTGCGCCGGGACGCCAAGGGCGCCGTCGTCGAGTTGCTGTCCATTGGCTTCGAGCCTGCCGAGGAGCCTCCGGCCGGCGTCGTAACGTTGACCTTCGCGGGCGGCGGCGACATGCGCGTGACGGTCGATTGTCTCGACGTCGCGCTGGCGGATGTGTCCGATCCCTGGTCCACGCCCCGAACGCCGGGGCACAAGGACTAA
- the murA gene encoding UDP-N-acetylglucosamine 1-carboxyvinyltransferase: protein MDRIAIIGGAQLNGTIPVSGAKNSAIKLMAASLLTDEPLRLTNMPRLADTRFLGKLLTRLGVEVTESDGSDGQQTLLHAPEITSGFAPYDLVRQMRASFNVLGPLVARSGQAKVSLPGGCTIGARPVDLHLQAIEALGAKIDLHEGYVYAQAPRGLKGAEITFPFVSVGATEHAMLAAVLADGVSVIHNAACEPELVDLQECLNAMGAKVEGAGTPTVTITGVPRLHGATHAVIPDRIEMGTYAVAAAMAGGEVRLSNARPGLIDALLDKLKEAGAGVEETADGCIIRRDGQRLTAVDIETAPFPGFATDLQAQFMALMTTARGESRIRETIFENRFMHAPELMRLGADISVSGGEARVRGVEQLEGAEVMATDLRASVSLVIAGLVARGETTVSRIYHLDRGFERLEEKLGACGAQVRRIKGDGEAEL, encoded by the coding sequence ATGGATCGCATCGCCATCATCGGCGGCGCGCAGTTGAACGGGACGATCCCGGTCAGCGGCGCCAAGAACTCGGCCATCAAGCTGATGGCGGCCAGCCTGCTCACCGACGAGCCGCTGCGCCTGACCAACATGCCGCGTCTGGCCGACACCCGTTTTCTGGGCAAGCTGCTGACGCGTCTGGGCGTGGAGGTGACCGAAAGCGACGGCTCCGACGGCCAGCAGACCCTCCTCCATGCGCCGGAGATCACCAGCGGCTTCGCGCCTTATGACCTGGTCCGCCAGATGCGCGCCTCGTTCAACGTGCTGGGCCCGTTGGTGGCGCGTTCGGGCCAAGCCAAGGTTTCGCTGCCGGGCGGCTGCACGATCGGGGCCCGGCCCGTCGATCTGCACCTGCAGGCCATCGAGGCCCTGGGCGCCAAGATCGACTTGCACGAAGGCTATGTCTACGCACAGGCCCCGCGTGGCCTGAAGGGCGCGGAGATCACCTTCCCGTTCGTGTCGGTGGGCGCCACAGAGCATGCGATGCTGGCCGCTGTGCTGGCCGACGGCGTGTCGGTGATCCACAACGCCGCCTGCGAGCCGGAACTCGTCGACCTCCAGGAGTGCCTGAACGCCATGGGCGCCAAGGTCGAGGGCGCCGGCACCCCGACGGTGACGATCACCGGCGTTCCGCGTCTGCACGGCGCGACGCACGCTGTCATTCCGGATCGGATCGAGATGGGCACCTACGCCGTGGCGGCCGCCATGGCCGGCGGCGAGGTGCGTCTCAGCAACGCGCGTCCGGGCCTGATCGACGCCTTGCTCGACAAGCTGAAGGAAGCCGGCGCGGGCGTTGAGGAGACGGCTGACGGGTGCATCATCCGCCGCGACGGCCAGCGCCTGACCGCCGTCGATATCGAAACCGCGCCGTTCCCCGGGTTCGCCACCGACCTGCAGGCCCAGTTCATGGCGCTGATGACGACGGCCAGGGGCGAGAGCCGGATCCGCGAGACCATCTTCGAGAACCGGTTCATGCACGCACCGGAGCTGATGCGCCTGGGCGCCGACATCTCGGTGTCGGGCGGCGAGGCGCGGGTGCGCGGCGTGGAACAACTGGAAGGCGCCGAGGTCATGGCCACCGACCTGCGGGCTTCGGTCAGCCTGGTGATTGCGGGCTTGGTCGCGCGCGGCGAGACCACGGTCAGTCGCATCTATCACCTCGACCGGGGCTTCGAGCGCCTGGAAGAGAAACTGGGCGCCTGCGGGGCTCAGGTGCGGCGCATCAAGGGCGACGGCGAGGCGGAACTCTGA
- a CDS encoding MFS transporter: MSDPSGDLERATVGRVTRRLMPLFCLMYLIAYIDRQNVSYAKLDMVQALGLSEAAYGLGASLFFIGYFLFEAPSNLILARVGARVWFARIMFSWGLVTLALGFTQNAAMFYVLRFLLGATEAGFFPGVLYVLTLWYPQAHRARMVGLFMIASALANAVGAAVGGLLLGLDGFLELAGWQWVFLVTGMPAVLLAPYVLWKLPNGPEQAGWLPQAEKSWLASVLATERGGEVDDHRGAWKAIFDPRVLMLAGLYIGMPLGAYGLSYWLPTIVKSFGVSNAVNGFINVIPWLFVAVALWFVPRHAARHGASAWHIAGPVLLGAVALSLSVIVPGAPLKFAMLCVAAPAIFAAQPVFWSLPPSFLSGPRAAAGIAAINAVGNLGGFIAQNLVPVVRDATGSDLAPMLALAAVLLVTSVLIFAAMARLKRVNQTA, translated from the coding sequence ATGTCCGATCCCTCCGGTGACCTGGAGCGCGCCACCGTCGGGCGCGTGACGCGGCGGCTGATGCCGCTGTTCTGCCTGATGTACCTGATCGCCTATATCGACCGGCAGAACGTCTCCTACGCCAAGCTGGACATGGTGCAGGCGCTGGGACTCAGCGAGGCCGCCTATGGCCTGGGCGCGTCGCTGTTCTTCATCGGCTACTTCCTCTTCGAGGCGCCCTCGAACCTGATCCTGGCGCGTGTGGGCGCCCGGGTGTGGTTCGCCCGGATCATGTTCTCTTGGGGCCTCGTCACCCTGGCGCTCGGCTTCACCCAGAACGCGGCGATGTTCTACGTGCTGCGCTTTCTGCTGGGGGCGACAGAGGCGGGGTTCTTCCCCGGCGTGCTCTACGTCCTGACCCTCTGGTACCCTCAGGCGCATCGTGCGCGGATGGTGGGTCTCTTCATGATCGCCTCCGCACTGGCCAATGCGGTCGGCGCGGCGGTCGGCGGGCTTCTGCTCGGGCTGGACGGTTTTCTCGAGCTGGCGGGCTGGCAATGGGTTTTTCTGGTTACCGGAATGCCGGCGGTTCTCCTGGCGCCCTACGTGCTCTGGAAGCTGCCGAACGGCCCCGAACAGGCGGGTTGGCTGCCCCAGGCCGAGAAGTCCTGGCTGGCTTCGGTGCTGGCGACCGAGCGGGGGGGCGAGGTCGACGATCATCGCGGCGCCTGGAAGGCGATCTTTGATCCGCGTGTCCTGATGCTGGCCGGGCTCTATATCGGCATGCCGCTGGGCGCCTACGGCCTCAGCTACTGGCTTCCAACGATCGTAAAGTCGTTTGGGGTCTCCAACGCGGTGAATGGCTTCATCAACGTCATTCCGTGGCTATTCGTCGCCGTGGCGCTCTGGTTTGTGCCGCGTCACGCCGCCCGGCACGGCGCCAGCGCCTGGCACATCGCTGGTCCTGTCCTCCTGGGCGCGGTGGCGCTGAGCCTGAGCGTCATTGTGCCTGGCGCGCCGTTGAAGTTCGCCATGCTGTGCGTCGCCGCGCCGGCGATCTTCGCCGCCCAGCCGGTGTTCTGGAGCTTGCCCCCCAGCTTCCTCAGCGGCCCGCGCGCCGCTGCCGGTATCGCGGCGATCAACGCGGTGGGCAACCTGGGCGGCTTCATCGCCCAGAATCTGGTGCCCGTGGTGCGGGACGCCACCGGCAGCGATCTCGCGCCCATGCTGGCGCTGGCGGCGGTGTTGCTGGTCACCAGCGTGCTGATTTTCGCCGCCATGGCGAGGCTGAAGCGCGTCAATCAGACCGCATAG
- a CDS encoding LacI family DNA-binding transcriptional regulator → MSRPERVRGATMADVAQRAGVSRMTVSRVLNHEAKVREDTRQAVLAAIRELNFQPNLTARNLVMDGELRIGVVYSNPSAAFMSDFLIGVFEEATSAGARLILVRGEGGRPPSAPELESLVSAGVQGVVLAPPLGESALARDILRAAGLPIAVVAAARPVADAINVRIDDREASLTMTGRLLALGHRRIGFITGNPDQTASAERLEGARAAIAAVDGAELVVAQGGFTYVSGLAAAEALLGADTPPTAIFASNDDMAAAAVSVAHRRHLDVPADLTVVGFDDTTVATTLWPPLTTIRQPVRQMAAVALDRLIRALRSDAPFAADHILDHHLIERESTAPPPGAS, encoded by the coding sequence TTGAGCCGCCCGGAGCGCGTCCGGGGGGCGACCATGGCCGACGTCGCGCAGCGCGCGGGCGTCTCGCGAATGACTGTCTCACGCGTCCTGAACCACGAGGCCAAGGTTCGCGAAGACACACGCCAAGCGGTTCTGGCGGCGATCCGCGAGCTGAACTTCCAGCCTAATCTCACAGCGCGGAATCTCGTCATGGACGGCGAGCTCCGGATCGGCGTGGTCTACTCCAATCCCAGCGCCGCGTTCATGAGCGACTTCCTGATCGGCGTGTTCGAGGAAGCGACCAGCGCGGGCGCGCGCCTGATCCTCGTTCGAGGGGAGGGAGGGCGCCCGCCGTCCGCGCCCGAACTGGAGAGCTTGGTGAGCGCTGGCGTGCAGGGCGTCGTATTGGCCCCTCCGCTCGGCGAGTCCGCCTTGGCGCGCGACATCTTGCGCGCCGCCGGTCTTCCGATCGCGGTGGTTGCGGCGGCCCGGCCCGTCGCTGACGCCATCAATGTGCGAATCGATGATCGAGAAGCCAGCCTCACCATGACCGGCCGCCTGCTGGCGCTGGGGCACAGGCGTATCGGCTTCATCACGGGCAACCCCGACCAGACGGCCAGCGCGGAGCGTCTCGAGGGCGCCAGGGCGGCCATTGCGGCTGTGGACGGCGCCGAGCTGGTCGTTGCCCAAGGCGGGTTCACCTACGTCTCAGGGCTGGCGGCGGCTGAAGCCCTGCTTGGCGCCGATACGCCGCCGACGGCCATCTTCGCCAGCAATGACGATATGGCGGCCGCAGCGGTCTCGGTTGCGCATCGGCGACATCTCGACGTGCCGGCGGATCTGACGGTGGTGGGCTTCGACGACACGACCGTCGCCACCACGCTCTGGCCGCCCCTGACGACCATCCGTCAGCCCGTCCGACAAATGGCCGCTGTGGCGCTGGACCGCCTGATCCGCGCGCTGCGCTCGGACGCGCCTTTCGCCGCCGACCACATCCTCGACCACCACCTCATCGAGCGCGAATCGACCGCGCCGCCGCCCGGCGCCTCATAA